From a region of the Porphyromonadaceae bacterium W3.11 genome:
- a CDS encoding DUF3343 domain-containing protein translates to MNYTDKHFIVVFATTRGFIQGEKYVKDIPHEVINTPRELYEQCGMCLRFSRELRTEVEALLPPEREDLIYMSAPDE, encoded by the coding sequence ATGAACTACACCGATAAACATTTTATTGTGGTCTTTGCCACCACGAGAGGTTTCATACAGGGGGAAAAGTACGTCAAAGACATACCCCACGAGGTGATTAATACACCTCGAGAGCTCTATGAGCAATGCGGTATGTGCCTCCGCTTCTCTCGTGAGCTTCGCACGGAGGTTGAAGCCCTGCTCCCTCCCGAGCGGGAAGATCTAATATACATGTCCGCTCCAGATGAATGA
- a CDS encoding aminotransferase class V-fold PLP-dependent enzyme, whose amino-acid sequence MLTPEETIYLDNASTSYPKPVEVIHTLSHFYDHTIGSYGRSGDPHTIQTSGIIEDLRDLLATMIGADRLGSHIIFTHNATDGINRVLNGLPPLQADEVVISPMEHNAVTRPLYAKLQAKAPLTMPHHKDGMVDLHLLEELLTNHPKSTPLRLAILNGMSNVNGVIQPMAHIIQLLRDFAPRCQILLDASQAFPYIPPLSTLPDFIAITGHKGSLGPTGTGALFIAHPDALTPVVRGGNGYRSELQEISPFMPDRFEAGTMNLLGLVAWYAALSKPHPSLITKEMWQEHITRVRSISGINVFSASSPECQGPVYSICSEKYPPSQLGDLLLLQYRISSRSGLHCAPLAHKTIGTMPLGTTRISISALTPPEYLDQLYSALYELHR is encoded by the coding sequence ATGCTCACTCCCGAAGAGACCATATATCTCGACAATGCCTCCACAAGTTATCCAAAACCTGTGGAAGTAATTCATACGCTCTCCCACTTCTACGACCACACCATTGGTTCGTATGGTAGGAGTGGCGATCCTCATACTATCCAAACTTCGGGTATCATTGAGGATTTGCGAGACCTTCTGGCGACAATGATTGGAGCAGACAGATTGGGGAGCCATATCATCTTTACGCACAATGCTACCGATGGCATCAATCGAGTGCTGAATGGATTGCCTCCTCTTCAGGCGGATGAGGTAGTGATCTCACCAATGGAGCACAATGCCGTTACTCGCCCCTTGTATGCCAAACTTCAGGCCAAAGCCCCCCTCACGATGCCTCATCACAAGGATGGTATGGTCGATCTCCATCTTTTGGAGGAGCTATTGACTAATCATCCAAAATCAACACCCCTCCGCTTAGCAATCCTCAATGGGATGAGCAATGTTAATGGTGTGATCCAACCCATGGCACACATCATCCAGCTCCTCAGGGACTTCGCACCTAGGTGCCAGATTCTGCTAGATGCTTCACAAGCATTCCCATATATCCCTCCCCTATCCACCCTACCCGATTTTATCGCCATCACAGGGCACAAAGGGAGCCTTGGTCCTACTGGCACAGGAGCTCTCTTTATCGCTCATCCCGATGCCCTTACACCTGTGGTAAGAGGAGGCAATGGTTACCGTTCAGAACTACAAGAGATCTCCCCATTTATGCCCGATCGATTCGAGGCTGGCACGATGAATCTGCTCGGTTTGGTAGCTTGGTACGCAGCCTTATCAAAGCCCCACCCTTCATTGATCACAAAGGAAATGTGGCAAGAGCACATCACTAGGGTTAGGTCAATCAGTGGGATAAACGTGTTTTCAGCATCTTCCCCAGAGTGCCAAGGACCAGTTTACTCCATCTGTTCGGAAAAGTACCCACCATCACAATTGGGAGACCTTCTGCTTCTACAGTATCGTATCTCTAGTCGAAGCGGACTCCATTGTGCTCCTCTGGCCCACAAAACCATCGGAACGATGCCCCTAGGCACTACTCGCATCTCTATCTCTGCTCTTACTCCTCCAGAATACTTGGATCAATTGTATTCAGCCCTTTATGAACTACACCGATAA
- the yedF gene encoding sulfurtransferase-like selenium metabolism protein YedF has product MSVEIDTRGKLCPLPLIMLKQGMAANPAETHFTVLTDNPTSCGNLKDFIHDHGYGCTEVQMEGYTSLSIEVTPNSHITPQTTNSTPSITSTPSSRGATIQLSSNKMGQGSDELGEVLILAFLNALLGSDALPKEIICYNSGVQLALRGTTTSEKLLELEKKGVKIILCGTCVDYFGIKSELALGQITNMLSIYEHLSSAEKIIKP; this is encoded by the coding sequence ATGTCCGTAGAAATAGACACTCGAGGCAAGCTCTGTCCACTACCTCTCATTATGCTAAAGCAGGGTATGGCAGCAAATCCTGCTGAAACACATTTCACTGTACTCACCGACAACCCCACCTCTTGTGGCAACCTGAAGGACTTCATCCACGACCACGGATATGGATGTACTGAGGTGCAGATGGAAGGTTACACATCCCTCTCGATTGAGGTTACTCCCAATAGCCACATCACTCCACAGACTACTAATTCTACTCCTTCAATTACCTCTACTCCATCATCCAGAGGTGCCACCATACAATTATCTAGCAACAAAATGGGACAAGGCTCTGACGAACTTGGCGAAGTACTCATTCTAGCATTCCTCAATGCACTCCTAGGTAGTGATGCCCTTCCCAAAGAAATCATCTGCTACAATTCGGGCGTTCAGCTTGCTCTGAGGGGTACTACCACATCAGAGAAGTTGCTCGAACTCGAAAAGAAAGGTGTAAAAATAATCCTCTGTGGCACTTGCGTAGATTACTTTGGCATCAAGAGCGAATTAGCCCTTGGACAGATCACCAATATGCTCTCCATATACGAGCATCTATCTAGTGCAGAGAAGATTATCAAGCCCTAA
- the mnmH gene encoding tRNA 2-selenouridine(34) synthase MnmH: MTDKSEILIDVRTPSEYQKAHIPGALNLPLFSDEERAAVGTTYVKVSREEAILEGLEYVGPRMSDMVRQVVEWRNQYQAERVQFYCARGGMRSASVAWLMGFYGMTASILPGGFKQYKAQLPQLCRKIEQLILLEAPTGSGKTLVLKALEEQGAQVIDLEGMAQHHGSAFGALPHLDAQRSNEMISCLIIETLLSFDLTQPIFVESESKKIGSREVPEPFFELMKEAKRIELETPLDLRIQLILKEYGNLDTEYLLSAFEKIRKRLGGEACDTAKDAVIRGDLATGVSIALKYYDKAYALSGSELWSDQILGYVPFNGDASTSATEIMKLVGD, from the coding sequence ATGACGGATAAATCTGAAATATTGATAGACGTTCGTACCCCCAGTGAGTACCAAAAAGCCCATATCCCAGGTGCTTTGAATCTGCCACTTTTTTCCGATGAGGAGCGTGCTGCGGTAGGGACTACCTACGTGAAAGTGTCGCGTGAGGAAGCGATACTAGAAGGATTAGAATACGTGGGTCCTAGAATGAGTGATATGGTTCGGCAGGTGGTGGAGTGGCGGAATCAATATCAAGCCGAAAGGGTGCAATTCTATTGTGCGAGAGGTGGAATGAGAAGTGCTTCCGTGGCGTGGTTGATGGGGTTTTATGGAATGACAGCATCGATCTTGCCAGGAGGCTTCAAGCAATACAAAGCTCAATTACCTCAATTGTGCCGGAAGATCGAACAGTTGATTTTACTTGAAGCTCCTACTGGGAGCGGTAAGACCCTAGTGCTGAAGGCCTTGGAGGAGCAAGGGGCACAGGTGATCGACCTTGAGGGGATGGCTCAGCACCATGGTTCGGCGTTTGGGGCGTTACCGCATTTAGATGCTCAACGCTCCAATGAGATGATTTCATGCCTTATCATCGAGACGCTATTATCCTTCGACCTTACTCAGCCTATATTCGTAGAATCGGAAAGTAAAAAAATAGGTTCCAGAGAGGTGCCAGAGCCCTTCTTTGAACTAATGAAAGAGGCCAAGCGAATAGAGCTGGAAACCCCCTTGGACTTGCGAATCCAGCTCATCCTGAAGGAGTACGGCAACCTTGATACCGAGTATTTACTCTCGGCATTTGAGAAGATAAGAAAGCGCTTGGGAGGTGAAGCATGCGATACCGCTAAAGATGCGGTCATAAGAGGAGATCTAGCCACAGGGGTGAGTATCGCCTTGAAATACTACGATAAAGCTTACGCCTTATCTGGCTCCGAATTATGGAGCGACCAAATCCTTGGATACGTCCCATTCAATGGTGATGCCTCCACTTCCGCCACAGAGATTATGAAGCTTGTAGGAGATTGA
- a CDS encoding L-serine ammonia-lyase, iron-sulfur-dependent, subunit alpha: MERQTQLNIIKMVHREVLPATGCTEPVAVALTTAYAAHQLTGNITSVRLDLSANILKNAMGVGIPGTGMIGLPIAIALGAVIAAPEKELTVLDHFTDEQFAKARQLMEDNIIKIALKEGDVDKLYIEATLVDDAGHTAIAIIERAHTALKSLTLDGKVIELKTSTSPTDAESTTNPNEGPEVPLTFDMVYDFATQMPIEEIDFILEAARLNSNAAEYSLKGEYGHRVGKMIRGSLGKKYLGDTTYTRLLSYTSAACDARMDGAPVTVMSNSGSGNQGITATLPVLSFAEDEKVSEEQKIRALMLSNLMVIYIKQKLGRLSALCGCVVASTGSASGITYLMGGSREQIGYAIKNMVGNLTGMICDGAKPSCSLKVTSGVSSAMLSSLLAMEQKVVTSNEGVVDDDIDRSIDNLTSIGRDAMTETDKHVLHIMTHKMN, encoded by the coding sequence ATGGAAAGACAAACCCAACTAAATATCATTAAGATGGTGCACCGTGAAGTGTTGCCTGCTACGGGGTGCACAGAGCCGGTAGCTGTAGCTCTCACTACAGCGTATGCAGCACATCAGCTTACGGGCAACATCACTTCTGTTCGCTTAGATCTAAGTGCCAATATTCTAAAGAATGCCATGGGAGTAGGCATCCCAGGTACAGGGATGATCGGCTTGCCCATAGCGATAGCCCTCGGTGCTGTGATTGCGGCACCGGAGAAAGAGCTGACTGTGTTGGATCATTTTACAGATGAGCAGTTCGCTAAAGCGAGGCAGCTGATGGAGGATAATATCATCAAGATAGCCCTAAAGGAGGGTGATGTAGATAAGCTTTATATCGAAGCCACCTTGGTAGATGATGCTGGGCATACGGCGATAGCGATTATCGAGCGTGCCCATACAGCATTGAAGTCCTTGACCCTTGATGGAAAGGTAATAGAATTGAAAACAAGTACTTCGCCTACAGATGCTGAGAGTACGACTAATCCCAATGAAGGCCCCGAGGTTCCATTGACATTTGATATGGTCTATGATTTTGCTACTCAAATGCCCATTGAGGAGATTGATTTTATATTAGAAGCTGCTCGACTCAATAGTAATGCAGCAGAGTACTCCCTAAAAGGCGAATATGGTCATAGAGTGGGGAAAATGATTCGTGGCTCATTAGGCAAAAAATATTTAGGGGATACTACTTATACCCGTTTGCTCTCCTATACGAGTGCTGCTTGTGATGCTCGAATGGATGGTGCTCCAGTAACCGTGATGAGTAATTCTGGTAGCGGTAATCAAGGCATTACAGCTACATTGCCAGTTTTGAGTTTTGCTGAGGATGAGAAAGTATCGGAGGAGCAAAAGATACGTGCACTGATGCTCAGTAATCTAATGGTGATTTACATCAAGCAGAAGCTCGGTCGTCTCTCGGCTCTTTGTGGATGTGTGGTGGCCTCTACAGGAAGTGCGAGTGGTATCACTTACCTTATGGGGGGGAGTCGTGAGCAGATTGGCTACGCCATTAAGAATATGGTGGGTAATCTCACTGGGATGATTTGTGATGGAGCAAAACCCAGCTGTAGCCTAAAGGTTACAAGTGGAGTAAGCTCCGCAATGTTATCGTCTCTATTAGCGATGGAGCAGAAGGTGGTTACTAGCAACGAAGGAGTGGTAGATGATGATATCGACCGAAGCATTGATAACCTCACTAGCATTGGCCGTGATGCGATGACTGAGACCGATAAACACGTGCTACATATCATGACCCATAAAATGAATTAG
- a CDS encoding BACON domain-containing protein, whose amino-acid sequence MRKIRLLSVFWASSLLLLLGLASCVPNKDVSDGKEEITLNLDKEEITLANSGGQEKISVNTNSSQWDFYVNTNESWLQVSKEGNELLVSVAANPNMEKRTATLVVFAGGASEKLSITQSSADLVFSFSEDDSLELPSQGGLKLVEIKSNSKSWKLSPLDASIDWLTVKGGDNSEVFVLEAKPNSSFDVRTASIEVELSNGAKKLMTINQLGQAKFLLPFDQEWREYSEYNLIKYEQKRGSIMNQYMFPQVDTWGEATPGKIVFSTSSSVMPLIIYTTSFNDPKYGQAVLKLMYADPENRVEVEEYAKFLTDNNFVEISPSSTPEKTRNFARIDEKAIVIIDFDPAHADYALVGFVPIYPQEQEYATFPALPRGANGKVYDLLNKEDKKIEDVLALEEATGGIEDGRVSNQFDETQVAKILFNESPVKPEDEDMRLYSFYVSSSKKNFPDEYLGSVNEILFFFKNYTQAVYLKPKNSGWDTTNEFYELLEKEGYRYQGKNGETQLYIKRVDPEIVEVLHVTYDQDEQILGGHGRAEIGYFQFFDNTIEVKSSPNKLSSLKYQFKLNKEGEYSLKEVR is encoded by the coding sequence ATGAGAAAAATCAGACTTTTGTCCGTGTTTTGGGCAAGTTCACTTTTGCTTTTATTGGGGCTTGCAAGCTGTGTTCCTAATAAGGATGTGAGTGATGGAAAAGAAGAAATCACATTGAATCTTGATAAAGAGGAGATTACTCTTGCCAATAGTGGCGGTCAAGAAAAAATCAGCGTGAATACCAATAGTTCGCAATGGGATTTCTACGTAAATACAAATGAAAGTTGGCTTCAAGTTTCCAAGGAAGGAAATGAGCTACTTGTATCGGTGGCTGCAAACCCCAATATGGAAAAGCGTACCGCTACTTTGGTTGTTTTTGCAGGAGGTGCCAGTGAGAAACTTAGCATCACTCAGTCCAGCGCCGATTTGGTATTTTCATTCTCTGAGGATGATAGCCTAGAGCTCCCTTCCCAAGGAGGTCTTAAGTTGGTGGAAATTAAATCCAATAGTAAATCATGGAAATTAAGTCCTTTGGATGCTTCTATTGATTGGCTCACTGTGAAGGGTGGTGATAATAGTGAGGTTTTTGTGCTAGAAGCAAAGCCTAATAGCAGTTTTGATGTCCGTACAGCTTCAATCGAGGTAGAGCTCAGTAATGGTGCTAAAAAGCTAATGACGATTAACCAATTGGGTCAGGCAAAATTTTTACTTCCATTTGATCAAGAGTGGAGAGAATATTCTGAGTATAACCTGATTAAGTATGAGCAAAAGAGAGGCTCTATCATGAATCAGTATATGTTCCCTCAAGTTGATACTTGGGGCGAAGCTACTCCTGGCAAGATTGTATTTAGCACCTCCAGTAGTGTGATGCCACTCATCATCTATACCACATCCTTTAATGACCCAAAATATGGGCAGGCTGTATTGAAGCTGATGTATGCCGATCCTGAGAATAGGGTAGAGGTTGAAGAGTATGCTAAATTTTTAACTGACAATAACTTTGTAGAAATCAGTCCGTCAAGTACTCCAGAAAAGACCCGAAATTTTGCTAGAATAGATGAAAAGGCAATCGTTATTATAGACTTTGACCCTGCCCACGCTGATTATGCTCTAGTAGGTTTTGTGCCTATTTATCCTCAGGAGCAGGAATATGCTACATTCCCAGCATTGCCAAGAGGAGCAAATGGAAAAGTATATGATCTTCTCAACAAAGAAGATAAAAAAATAGAAGATGTATTGGCATTAGAGGAGGCAACTGGAGGTATCGAAGATGGTAGAGTATCAAATCAATTTGATGAGACTCAGGTGGCAAAAATTCTCTTTAATGAATCGCCTGTAAAGCCTGAGGACGAAGATATGAGACTCTATAGCTTTTATGTTTCTAGTTCTAAGAAAAACTTCCCTGATGAATACTTGGGATCTGTAAATGAAATCTTATTCTTCTTCAAGAATTACACACAGGCGGTGTACTTAAAACCAAAGAATAGTGGATGGGATACTACTAATGAGTTTTATGAACTCCTCGAAAAAGAAGGTTATCGTTATCAGGGAAAAAATGGAGAAACTCAGCTCTATATAAAGAGAGTCGATCCTGAGATTGTTGAGGTTCTTCACGTTACCTATGACCAAGATGAACAAATCCTTGGAGGTCATGGACGTGCCGAGATTGGCTATTTCCAATTCTTTGATAATACTATAGAGGTTAAGTCATCTCCAAATAAGCTTAGCTCATTAAAGTATCAATTCAAGCTGAATAAAGAAGGCGAATATAGCTTGAAAGAGGTTCGCTAA
- a CDS encoding S8 family serine peptidase — MNKRVNIYTLLLILSLMILQGCTQHREDVIDHSEGTTIDGKKEFANLTEDEEIALRANNIHKGTLIVKLSEDGLRSLNPDKDTPEVLNLRSFQGETQAALRSIGAKKMTRLFPHGGRFEERMRKEGLDRWMILDFDEEQGLPETRALIGDFEDFEYVEFSYVQTLPTTKAVPVSAAELVNTEGTNAKRPFDDPLLKLQWHYYNDGSRLNSKPRADINLFDAWKVESGSPKVKVCVVDGGIDLTHEDLAANVDAENSFNFVRDKNGEYYGKDVFPDEDGHGTHVAGTVAAVNNNGIGVSGVAGGNGTPGTGIKLISAQVYGYSGQVLPPSSIGIVHGANHGAVISQNSWGYRYPGPRELLAHDKEAIDYFIKHAGCDNEGNQLPDSPMKGGVVIFAAGNDYVQYEASPALYSEVVAVSSMAIDFTKSEFTNYGTWVDIMAPGGDQQRFGELGGVLSTLPKNKYGFMQGTSMACPHVSGIAALVVSKYGGQGFTNNDLKKMLTTALRPYDIYALNHPNYQGMLGVGYIDAARALDEMQPNNVAPEAPTSVDVKVDFSFVQMSWNPSVDKDAHGGIAQFYELYISKDEIKDVTSLDPKTAIKVFGENLEKGKVAHSIPDLANDQTYYYALRAVDRWGAISNFVQGEFRTSKNEAPEIISGMSETPWILPSNSKLDFDLKIKDPEGHSWYFEKDGNLKGVVINRTSPETIHVTIYPEQPEGDYTFTIRLIDQYQRTKEYPITFSVIKYEDPQFIFDAKEIVIGLNDKDFKVNLLDKVHVTKGINPTFKVSHSNSELDAQIEAGELILNPKAKGIFPINLVCNDGFASSKITLKVLVVEDSEAIVNIIYPVPVKTNLNVVLNRDIKSATFVVSSLRGEILIREEKNSGMGNKVSLDVHKLTQGTYTLTVMTSKGQYRTSFLKH; from the coding sequence ATGAATAAAAGAGTGAATATATATACCCTATTACTTATTCTATCCTTGATGATTCTCCAAGGCTGTACTCAGCATAGAGAGGATGTGATAGATCATAGCGAGGGTACTACAATAGATGGTAAAAAAGAGTTCGCCAACCTTACAGAGGATGAGGAGATAGCTCTTAGGGCAAATAACATCCATAAAGGAACCCTCATCGTGAAGCTTTCAGAAGATGGATTACGAAGCTTGAATCCTGATAAGGATACTCCTGAAGTGCTGAACTTAAGAAGTTTTCAGGGTGAGACTCAAGCAGCTCTAAGAAGTATCGGGGCTAAGAAGATGACTCGACTATTCCCACATGGGGGTAGATTTGAAGAGCGTATGAGGAAAGAGGGACTTGACCGATGGATGATTCTTGACTTTGATGAAGAGCAAGGATTGCCAGAGACGAGAGCTTTGATTGGCGATTTTGAGGACTTTGAGTACGTAGAGTTTTCTTACGTTCAAACTCTTCCTACCACAAAGGCGGTGCCCGTATCGGCTGCTGAATTGGTAAATACTGAGGGTACTAATGCGAAGAGACCCTTTGATGACCCATTGCTGAAGCTCCAATGGCACTATTACAATGATGGCAGTCGCTTAAACTCAAAACCAAGAGCTGATATCAATCTTTTCGACGCATGGAAGGTAGAGAGTGGCTCTCCTAAGGTCAAGGTGTGCGTGGTAGATGGAGGTATTGATTTGACTCATGAAGACCTTGCAGCTAATGTTGATGCTGAAAATAGTTTCAATTTCGTTCGTGACAAAAATGGGGAGTATTACGGAAAGGATGTCTTCCCAGATGAGGATGGTCACGGTACACACGTAGCAGGTACAGTGGCTGCGGTGAATAATAATGGAATTGGTGTGTCGGGAGTAGCAGGTGGTAATGGTACTCCTGGAACTGGTATCAAACTGATTAGTGCTCAGGTATATGGCTATTCAGGTCAAGTCCTACCTCCATCATCTATAGGTATCGTGCATGGTGCAAATCATGGTGCAGTGATTAGCCAAAACTCATGGGGATATAGATATCCTGGTCCACGTGAATTATTAGCACACGATAAAGAGGCGATTGATTACTTTATCAAGCATGCTGGTTGTGACAATGAAGGTAATCAATTGCCAGACTCTCCTATGAAGGGAGGAGTAGTCATTTTTGCTGCTGGAAACGACTATGTGCAGTATGAAGCTTCACCCGCACTCTATTCGGAAGTCGTTGCTGTTTCATCAATGGCGATTGACTTTACAAAGTCTGAATTTACCAACTATGGTACTTGGGTAGATATCATGGCTCCAGGTGGTGACCAACAGAGGTTTGGCGAACTTGGGGGTGTCTTAAGTACATTGCCTAAAAATAAGTATGGATTCATGCAGGGTACCTCAATGGCTTGTCCTCATGTTTCTGGAATTGCAGCTTTGGTGGTATCAAAATATGGCGGACAGGGCTTTACTAATAATGATCTCAAGAAGATGCTGACTACAGCTCTTCGTCCGTATGATATTTATGCTCTTAACCATCCTAATTATCAAGGAATGTTGGGAGTGGGTTACATTGATGCCGCAAGGGCATTGGATGAGATGCAACCTAATAATGTAGCTCCTGAAGCTCCAACTTCGGTAGACGTAAAGGTTGATTTTTCATTCGTCCAAATGAGTTGGAATCCTTCCGTTGATAAGGATGCCCATGGCGGAATTGCTCAGTTCTATGAACTGTATATCTCTAAGGATGAAATTAAGGATGTGACATCTTTAGATCCTAAAACTGCTATTAAGGTGTTTGGAGAGAATCTTGAAAAGGGTAAGGTGGCTCATTCGATACCGGATTTGGCGAATGATCAGACTTATTATTATGCTCTTCGTGCTGTGGATAGGTGGGGTGCAATATCTAATTTTGTACAAGGTGAATTCCGAACAAGCAAGAATGAAGCTCCTGAGATTATTAGCGGTATGAGTGAAACTCCATGGATTCTCCCAAGTAATTCTAAATTGGATTTTGATTTAAAAATTAAGGACCCAGAAGGACATTCTTGGTATTTTGAGAAGGATGGTAACCTTAAAGGTGTAGTGATTAATCGTACATCTCCAGAGACCATTCATGTGACCATTTACCCAGAGCAACCAGAGGGAGATTATACCTTTACGATTAGGCTTATTGATCAGTATCAAAGGACAAAAGAGTATCCAATCACTTTTAGTGTCATTAAGTATGAAGATCCACAATTTATTTTTGATGCCAAGGAGATTGTTATTGGGCTTAATGATAAGGATTTCAAGGTTAATCTACTCGACAAAGTACATGTAACTAAGGGTATTAATCCTACATTTAAGGTGTCCCATTCAAATTCAGAGTTAGATGCTCAGATAGAAGCTGGCGAATTAATTTTGAATCCTAAGGCTAAGGGTATATTCCCAATAAATCTTGTATGCAACGATGGATTTGCAAGCTCAAAAATTACATTGAAGGTATTGGTGGTAGAGGATTCTGAGGCGATCGTTAATATTATTTATCCTGTCCCTGTTAAGACTAATCTTAATGTGGTACTTAATAGAGATATAAAATCTGCAACCTTTGTGGTATCATCCTTAAGAGGTGAGATACTTATTCGAGAAGAGAAAAACTCAGGAATGGGTAATAAAGTGTCTCTGGATGTACATAAATTGACACAAGGTACCTATACATTGACTGTGATGACCTCTAAGGGTCAATATCGCACATCATTCCTCAAACATTAA
- a CDS encoding PorV/PorQ family protein produces the protein MKIKYMLSIVLSMVALSGLSQVGRPIPVLQGNPDARSAAMGGVMGAKTDRMYLFVSPGSIFFQDKKLQVDLSSEFFPKLEGIEGRTMQYNFAGAYNFGTDAVFLGYRYQGGTRIPLISEGMDNKELIVKPFDWSLDAGYAKKLGDNFSIHASANLIASWIGKGAYTGSITFGWYYQNEKKLGRTPAIFSFGMRLADLGVPVKYKSVENSIAVPSSLQIGSGLDMQLSAKSQLNFVGGARYFVLPKEASMLLLGVGTEYGFNDMLFARAGFEYGQRSQSFGTFGLGAKYQGFHLDAAYRLSTSRDFGLNTLLISLGYSF, from the coding sequence ATGAAAATAAAATATATGCTATCGATAGTGCTTTCAATGGTGGCACTATCAGGACTTTCTCAGGTTGGTCGTCCTATACCTGTCCTTCAGGGTAACCCCGACGCTCGGTCGGCTGCCATGGGAGGTGTGATGGGTGCAAAAACTGACCGTATGTATCTATTCGTGAGTCCAGGTTCGATATTTTTTCAGGATAAAAAGCTTCAAGTAGATTTGAGCTCAGAATTTTTCCCTAAGCTCGAGGGGATTGAAGGTCGAACTATGCAGTATAATTTTGCAGGAGCATACAATTTTGGTACCGATGCAGTATTCCTTGGATATAGGTATCAAGGTGGCACAAGGATTCCTTTGATTAGCGAGGGTATGGATAATAAGGAATTAATAGTCAAGCCCTTTGATTGGTCTCTTGATGCTGGATATGCGAAGAAGTTAGGAGATAACTTCTCTATCCATGCGTCTGCCAATTTAATTGCTTCATGGATAGGAAAGGGAGCATACACAGGTTCAATCACATTCGGATGGTATTATCAGAATGAAAAAAAGCTCGGGCGTACCCCAGCTATATTTAGCTTTGGAATGAGGTTAGCTGATTTGGGAGTTCCTGTCAAGTATAAATCTGTAGAGAATAGCATCGCAGTACCTTCTTCATTGCAAATTGGTAGTGGGCTGGATATGCAGCTTTCTGCTAAGAGCCAATTGAATTTTGTAGGAGGTGCCCGCTATTTCGTACTACCAAAGGAGGCTTCGATGCTCTTATTGGGTGTAGGTACAGAGTATGGCTTCAATGATATGCTCTTTGCCCGTGCGGGATTTGAGTATGGCCAGAGGTCGCAGTCCTTTGGTACATTTGGATTGGGGGCCAAATACCAAGGCTTCCATCTGGATGCAGCCTACAGATTATCTACATCTAGGGATTTCGGGCTAAATACGTTACTCATTTCCTTAGGATACAGTTTCTAA
- a CDS encoding DUF4372 domain-containing protein, with translation MSKSTYFTGQPVFAQVLKLIDRAKVEQISKDTPGSEVYVKKLDGYTHLVTMLFGGSSSL, from the coding sequence ATGAGCAAAAGTACATATTTTACCGGACAGCCGGTATTCGCACAAGTGTTAAAGTTGATAGATAGGGCAAAGGTCGAGCAAATAAGTAAAGACACGCCAGGTAGTGAAGTGTATGTCAAGAAGTTAGACGGATATACCCACCTGGTAACCATGCTCTTCGGGGGTTCTTCGTCATTATGA